Proteins found in one Perca fluviatilis chromosome 9, GENO_Pfluv_1.0, whole genome shotgun sequence genomic segment:
- the barhl2 gene encoding barH-like 2 homeobox protein isoform X2, with translation MEGSSGSSFGIDTILSSASNSGNPVLMNGDFRLGDSRTADFRSQATPSPCSEIDTVGTAPSSPISVTMEHAADPHLVQDSLQHHHHHHHNQPQSLPLSPQQQPLAGAGCAPRTATSSFLIKDILGDSKPLAACAPYSTSVSSPHHTPKPESATAPDGFRPKLEQDENRGTKEEGDREISSSRDSPPMRTKKPRKARTAFTDHQLNQLERSFERQKYLSVQDRMDLAAALNLTDTQVKTWYQNRRTKWKRQTAVGLELLAEAGNYSALQRMFPSPYFYHPSLLGTVDSTTAAAAAAAMYSSMYRTPTAPHPSLQRPLVPRVLIHGLGPGGQPALNPLSNPMPGTPHPR, from the exons ATGGAAGGATCCAGCGGGTCGAGTTTTGGGATAGACACTATTTTATCCAGCGCTTCTAATTCTGGTAACCCCGTGCTAATGAACGGAGACTTTCGGCTCGGCGACAGCAGGACAGCGGATTTCAGGAGCCAGGCAACCCCGTCACCATGCTCGGAGATAGACACTGTGGGAACAGCCCCCTCATCCCCCATCTCAGTCACCATGGAGCACGCCGCCGATCCGCATCTGGTCCAGGACAGCCTTCagcatcaccaccaccaccaccacaaccagCCGCAGAGCTTGCCGCTGTCgccgcagcagcagccgctCGCCGGGGCCGGCTGCGCCCCGAGGACTGCCACCTCCTCCTTTTTAATCAAAGACATTTTAGGCGACAGTAAACCGCTGGCAGCCTGCGCACCTTACAGCACCAGTGTATCCTCACCACATCACACGCCAAAACCAGAAAGTGCCACGGCTCCGGACGGCTTCAGGCCCAAGTTGGAACAAGACGAAAACAGAG GGACTAAAGAAGAAGGCGACCGGGAAATCTCCAGTAGCAGAGACAGTCCACCGATGCGCACGAAAAAGCCTCGCAAAGCACGGACAGCCTTTACCGACCACCAGCTCAACCAGCTGGAGAGGAGCTTTGAGCGACAGAAATACCTCAGCGTGCAGGACCGCATGGACCTGGCCGCGGCTCTCAACCTGACAGACACACAAGTCAAGACCTGGTACCAAAACAGACG GACGAAATGGAAGAGGCAAACAGCGGTCGGATTAGAGCTCCTGGCCGAAGCAGGAAACTACTCGGCCTTACAGAGAATGTTCCCGTCGCCCTATTTCTACCACCCGAGCCTGCTGGGCACCGTGGACAGCACAACGGCGGCCGCGGCGGCCGCAGCCATGTACAGCAGTATGTACCGGACTCCTACCGCGCCGCATCCCAGCCTCCAGAGACCTCTGGTCCCGAGGGTGCTCATTCATGGCCTTGGGCCGGGGGGGCAACCGGCACTAAACCCCCTGTCTAACCCCATGCCCGGCACACCTCATCCGCGATAG
- the barhl2 gene encoding barH-like 2 homeobox protein isoform X1, which translates to MEGSSGSSFGIDTILSSASNSGNPVLMNGDFRLGDSRTADFRSQATPSPCSEIDTVGTAPSSPISVTMEHAADPHLVQDSLQHHHHHHHNQPQSLPLSPQQQPLAGAGCAPRTATSSFLIKDILGDSKPLAACAPYSTSVSSPHHTPKPESATAPDGFRPKLEQDENRGKLDKRDDIQSEMKCNGTKEEGDREISSSRDSPPMRTKKPRKARTAFTDHQLNQLERSFERQKYLSVQDRMDLAAALNLTDTQVKTWYQNRRTKWKRQTAVGLELLAEAGNYSALQRMFPSPYFYHPSLLGTVDSTTAAAAAAAMYSSMYRTPTAPHPSLQRPLVPRVLIHGLGPGGQPALNPLSNPMPGTPHPR; encoded by the exons ATGGAAGGATCCAGCGGGTCGAGTTTTGGGATAGACACTATTTTATCCAGCGCTTCTAATTCTGGTAACCCCGTGCTAATGAACGGAGACTTTCGGCTCGGCGACAGCAGGACAGCGGATTTCAGGAGCCAGGCAACCCCGTCACCATGCTCGGAGATAGACACTGTGGGAACAGCCCCCTCATCCCCCATCTCAGTCACCATGGAGCACGCCGCCGATCCGCATCTGGTCCAGGACAGCCTTCagcatcaccaccaccaccaccacaaccagCCGCAGAGCTTGCCGCTGTCgccgcagcagcagccgctCGCCGGGGCCGGCTGCGCCCCGAGGACTGCCACCTCCTCCTTTTTAATCAAAGACATTTTAGGCGACAGTAAACCGCTGGCAGCCTGCGCACCTTACAGCACCAGTGTATCCTCACCACATCACACGCCAAAACCAGAAAGTGCCACGGCTCCGGACGGCTTCAGGCCCAAGTTGGAACAAGACGAAAACAGAGGCAAGTTGGACAAAAGAGACGACATTCAAAGTGAAATGAAATGCAACG GGACTAAAGAAGAAGGCGACCGGGAAATCTCCAGTAGCAGAGACAGTCCACCGATGCGCACGAAAAAGCCTCGCAAAGCACGGACAGCCTTTACCGACCACCAGCTCAACCAGCTGGAGAGGAGCTTTGAGCGACAGAAATACCTCAGCGTGCAGGACCGCATGGACCTGGCCGCGGCTCTCAACCTGACAGACACACAAGTCAAGACCTGGTACCAAAACAGACG GACGAAATGGAAGAGGCAAACAGCGGTCGGATTAGAGCTCCTGGCCGAAGCAGGAAACTACTCGGCCTTACAGAGAATGTTCCCGTCGCCCTATTTCTACCACCCGAGCCTGCTGGGCACCGTGGACAGCACAACGGCGGCCGCGGCGGCCGCAGCCATGTACAGCAGTATGTACCGGACTCCTACCGCGCCGCATCCCAGCCTCCAGAGACCTCTGGTCCCGAGGGTGCTCATTCATGGCCTTGGGCCGGGGGGGCAACCGGCACTAAACCCCCTGTCTAACCCCATGCCCGGCACACCTCATCCGCGATAG